The bacterium genomic sequence CGAGGTTGTTGCGCTCGTCGTTGAACTGCGAACGGTAGCAGGCCACCGCTTCCAGCTTGCGCTCGATGTGATCGGAGATATCGACGATAAACGCGGGGACGACCTGCAGCCGGTAGTGCGTACAGAAGAAATGAAGGATCCGGTCGGGATAGTGCGGCGCTCCGCGCATGTCCGTGCGCGTCAGCTTCGCGTAGAAGCGCGCGGCCTCGCCGAGGCGCTCCGCCGCGAGATGGTCGGGATGCGCGTCCACCCAGTACGGAATGCACAGCGTGTCGGGCCGCACCTCGCGAACGATTTCCGCGACGGCGACGCGGTTCTCCACCGTATCCATGAGATACCGGTTGGGCAGGGGCAGCGTGATCCGCCGGTCCACGCCGAGGACGCGCGCCGCGGCCTCGCTCTCCGCGCGCCGCCGCTCCGGCGAGCCCGTCGGCGTCGGCTCCCCGTTCGTAAGGTCTAGGAGTGTGACCGTGTCGCCGCCCCCCACGAGCGCGCCGATGGTGCCGCCCATGCCGATCTCGGCGTCGTCGGGATGCGCGCCGATTACGAGGACGTTCGCCACCGGCTCACCTCGCGGTCGATGATCGCCAGATAGTACGTGCGCCGGGCCTGCGGGTCGTCGAGACCGCCCCAGAACCGGCGCTCCGGGTTCTTGTAGATGCGCGGCACCGGGATCTCCGTAACCGTGAGGCCCAATCTCGCGGCCTGCAGCCACACCTGCAGCGGCATCCCGTAGCTGCGTTCGTCGAGCCGCATCCGCGCCAGCCCGGCGATGCGGTACGCTTTGAACCCGCACCACGCGTCGGTGAGCCGGTAGCCCGTCAGCTCGTCGATGATGCGGGTGATCTCTTCGTTGAGACGCTGCCGGTCGGGCGGCGCGGGGTCCTGGTCGCCCGGCGCTTCGGCATGATAGCGGCTGCCGGAGACGATGTCAAACCGCCGCGCGGCGGCGAGAAAATCGGGAATGAGCCGCGGCTCGTGCTGCCGGTCGCAGTCGATCGTCACGGCGACATCGAACCCGCCGCCGATCGCGTAGCGGAACCCGTCGATCAACGATTGGCCGTACCCCTCGTTCTGCGCGTGTGTAAGCCCGCGCACATCCGGCAGCCGCCGCTCGGCCGCCGCGAGAATTTCCGCCGAGCCGTCGGTGGACCCGTCGTTCACGACCAGGATGCGCGCGGCGGTGTGGCGGCGCACTTCGTCGAGCACGCCGGCGAGCGTCGGCGCCTCGTTGTAGAGCGGCATGACGACCACGGCCCGCAGGGGCGGCTCCGATCGGCTCATAGGCTAAGGGGTGCAACGACGGGGCGGCCGCGGCTATGCCCCGCGGACCGGCGGCCGCCGGTCAGCCTTTGCGCAACCGTTCCGCCGCGTCGCGCGCGAAGTACGTGAGGATCAGGTCCGCGCCGGCGCGGCGGATCGCCGTGAGCACCTCGAACATCGCCTGCGTCTCGTTGAGCCACCCGTTCGCCGCGGCGGCCTTCAGCATGGCGTACTCGCCGCTCACGTGGTACGCAGCCGTCGGCATGCCGAACGCCGTTTTCACCCGCCGCAGCACATCGAGGTACGGCAGCGCCGGCTTGACCATCACGATGTCGGCGCCTTCGTCGATGTCCGCCTGAATCTCGCGGACCGCTTCGTCGGCGTTGGCGGGGTCCATCTGATAGGCGCGACGGTCGCCGAACTTCGGCGCGCTCTCCGCGGCG encodes the following:
- a CDS encoding glycosyltransferase family 2 protein yields the protein MSRSEPPLRAVVVMPLYNEAPTLAGVLDEVRRHTAARILVVNDGSTDGSAEILAAAERRLPDVRGLTHAQNEGYGQSLIDGFRYAIGGGFDVAVTIDCDRQHEPRLIPDFLAAARRFDIVSGSRYHAEAPGDQDPAPPDRQRLNEEITRIIDELTGYRLTDAWCGFKAYRIAGLARMRLDERSYGMPLQVWLQAARLGLTVTEIPVPRIYKNPERRFWGGLDDPQARRTYYLAIIDREVSRWRTSS
- the bshB1 gene encoding bacillithiol biosynthesis deacetylase BshB1 — translated: MANVLVIGAHPDDAEIGMGGTIGALVGGGDTVTLLDLTNGEPTPTGSPERRRAESEAAARVLGVDRRITLPLPNRYLMDTVENRVAVAEIVREVRPDTLCIPYWVDAHPDHLAAERLGEAARFYAKLTRTDMRGAPHYPDRILHFFCTHYRLQVVPAFIVDISDHIERKLEAVACYRSQFNDERNNLGILDTIRSVAAYWGSRIRRPYGEPFAAKEPIGVATLGVLL